A genomic window from Vicinamibacterales bacterium includes:
- a CDS encoding class I SAM-dependent methyltransferase, translated as MKRAREGWRGWDDYAAFYDWENAQTVQRRDVQFWERLAAAADGPVLELGCGTGRITVPVARAGVRIVGVDRSLPMLDRASRKLRRARVAGRAALVRADIRHLPFRRGRFPLVMAPYGILQSLTRERDLTATLDAVARVLPKGGRFGIDLVPDLPRWSEYQARRTLSGRMGRQTTVSLVESVTQDRARGLTIFDQRYLTSRNGARRQHRFTLTFRTLSIRQMTGRLERAGFAIDAVLGDYRGGPWDARADVWVILASKR; from the coding sequence GTGAAGCGCGCCCGCGAAGGGTGGCGCGGCTGGGACGATTACGCCGCATTCTACGACTGGGAAAACGCGCAGACCGTGCAGCGGCGGGACGTCCAGTTCTGGGAGCGGCTCGCCGCCGCGGCCGATGGCCCGGTGCTCGAGCTCGGATGCGGCACCGGCCGCATCACCGTGCCGGTCGCCCGCGCCGGCGTCCGGATCGTGGGCGTTGATCGATCGCTGCCGATGCTGGATCGCGCGTCGCGCAAGCTGCGCCGTGCGCGCGTTGCCGGGCGCGCCGCCCTGGTCCGCGCCGACATCCGCCATCTGCCGTTCCGCCGCGGGCGGTTTCCGCTGGTCATGGCGCCCTACGGGATTCTCCAGTCGTTGACCCGCGAACGCGACCTGACCGCGACGCTCGACGCCGTCGCGCGCGTGCTGCCGAAGGGGGGCCGCTTCGGCATCGACCTCGTTCCCGATCTGCCGCGCTGGTCCGAATACCAGGCGCGCCGCACCCTGTCGGGCCGCATGGGGCGGCAGACGACGGTGTCGCTCGTCGAGTCGGTGACGCAGGACCGCGCCCGCGGCCTGACCATCTTCGACCAGCGCTACCTGACGTCGCGGAACGGCGCGCGGCGGCAGCACCGGTTCACCCTGACGTTCCGCACCCTGTCCATCCGGCAGATGACCGGCCGGCTGGAGCGCGCGGGCTTCGCGATCGACGCGGTGCTCGGGGATTATCGGGGAGGCCCGTGGGACGCCCGCGCCGACGTCTGGGTCATCCTCGCCAGCAAGCGCTGA
- a CDS encoding carboxypeptidase-like regulatory domain-containing protein, which produces MVRLNALIAAFVLLIAGSAAGVAGGAPAGALGAIQGHAWTANNSAIPHARLRLRDITTGRIAAVTQANENGQFAFGNVAAGSYAVELVNASGSVLAIGHLFSVASGESVVTFVRLAAPGSWFSGFFANAAAAVASSAASQGITALAPAGRPASAGR; this is translated from the coding sequence ATGGTAAGACTTAATGCGCTGATCGCGGCGTTTGTGCTGCTGATCGCGGGTTCTGCCGCGGGTGTGGCAGGCGGCGCGCCGGCCGGCGCCCTCGGCGCCATCCAGGGGCACGCCTGGACGGCGAACAACAGCGCGATCCCGCACGCCAGGCTGCGGCTGCGCGACATCACCACCGGGAGGATCGCCGCCGTCACGCAGGCCAACGAGAACGGGCAGTTCGCGTTCGGCAACGTCGCCGCGGGCAGCTACGCGGTGGAGCTGGTGAACGCGTCCGGCTCGGTCCTGGCGATCGGGCACCTGTTCAGCGTCGCCTCCGGCGAGAGCGTCGTCACCTTCGTCCGCCTCGCCGCGCCGGGTTCCTGGTTTTCCGGATTCTTCGCCAACGCGGCGGCCGCCGTCGCCTCCAGCGCTGCCAGTCAAGGGATCACGGCGCTCGCTCCTGCGGGTCGTCCGGCATCGGCCGGTCGCTGA
- a CDS encoding YebC/PmpR family DNA-binding transcriptional regulator: MSGHSKWHTIKHKKGAADAKRGKLFTRIIKELTVAAKNGGGDADSNPRLRTIIAEAKSVNMPADNIKRAIQRGTGELPGVSYEEITYEAYGPGGVAIMIETLTDNKNRTVGEMRHTLTKHGGNLGEANSVAWMFEKKGYIVVEKSKADEEKLLAAAIDAGADDMQDDGDNWEVVSSPESYQAVLDAVKGLGIEPAAAEIALLPKNYIKLEGKAAQAMIKLMEVLEEHDDTKKVYTNADIEEKEIEASLA, from the coding sequence ATGTCCGGCCATTCCAAGTGGCACACAATCAAGCATAAAAAGGGTGCGGCCGACGCGAAGCGCGGCAAACTCTTCACGCGCATCATCAAGGAACTCACGGTCGCGGCCAAGAACGGAGGCGGCGACGCCGACAGCAACCCGCGCCTGCGCACCATCATCGCGGAGGCCAAGTCGGTCAACATGCCGGCCGACAACATCAAGCGCGCCATCCAGCGCGGCACCGGCGAGCTGCCGGGCGTCTCGTACGAAGAGATCACCTACGAGGCCTACGGCCCCGGCGGCGTGGCGATCATGATCGAGACGCTCACCGACAACAAGAACCGCACCGTCGGTGAAATGCGGCACACCCTCACCAAGCACGGCGGGAACCTCGGCGAGGCCAACAGCGTCGCCTGGATGTTCGAGAAGAAGGGTTACATCGTCGTCGAGAAGAGCAAGGCGGACGAGGAGAAGCTGCTCGCCGCCGCGATCGACGCCGGCGCCGACGACATGCAGGACGACGGCGACAACTGGGAAGTGGTGTCGTCCCCCGAGAGCTACCAGGCGGTCCTCGACGCGGTGAAGGGGCTGGGCATCGAGCCTGCCGCGGCGGAAATCGCGCTGCTGCCGAAGAACTACATCAAGCTCGAAGGCAAGGCGGCGCAGGCGATGATCAAGCTGATGGAAGTGCTCGAGGAGCACGACGACACGAAGAAGGTCTATACGAACGCCGACATCGAGGAGAAGGAGATCGAGGCCTCGCTGGCGTGA
- the ruvC gene encoding crossover junction endodeoxyribonuclease RuvC, with protein MIIFGIDPGSERTGYGCIASDGRRHRLVACGTLSAPAGSPFADRLHAIHSGLVELLAAHRPDCVAIENIFHARNVRSALKLGHARGVALLAASAAGIAIVEYTPAEVKRAVVGFGRAEKPQVAQMVKLLLGLDAPPSPHDAADAVAIAICHVHSSHGAAAQARLQSPPATVRSWRHYRP; from the coding sequence GTGATCATCTTCGGCATCGATCCGGGTTCGGAGCGCACCGGCTACGGCTGTATTGCCAGCGACGGCCGCCGGCACCGCCTCGTCGCCTGCGGTACGCTGTCGGCCCCCGCCGGCAGCCCCTTCGCCGATCGGCTGCACGCCATCCATTCCGGCCTCGTCGAACTGCTCGCCGCGCATCGTCCCGACTGCGTCGCCATCGAGAACATCTTCCACGCCCGCAACGTGCGCAGCGCGCTGAAGCTCGGGCACGCGCGCGGCGTCGCGCTGCTCGCCGCGTCCGCCGCCGGGATCGCCATCGTCGAATACACGCCGGCCGAGGTCAAGCGCGCGGTGGTCGGCTTCGGGCGCGCCGAGAAGCCGCAGGTCGCGCAGATGGTCAAGCTGCTCCTCGGGCTGGACGCGCCGCCGTCGCCGCACGACGCCGCCGACGCCGTGGCGATCGCCATCTGTCACGTGCACAGCAGCCACGGGGCGGCGGCGCAGGCGCGCCTGCAGTCGCCGCCGGCGACCGTTCGCAGCTGGAGACACTACCGACCGTGA